A genomic segment from Oligoflexus sp. encodes:
- the rpmF gene encoding 50S ribosomal protein L32, whose protein sequence is MAVPKTRTSHSKRNMRRSHHALKLHGVSICANCSTVKPHHGICDSCGHYRGKQWLEPKKMNSSDTNFSAEG, encoded by the coding sequence ATGGCAGTACCTAAGACCCGAACATCCCATTCGAAGCGCAACATGCGCCGTTCGCACCACGCCCTGAAACTTCACGGCGTATCCATCTGTGCAAACTGCAGCACTGTGAAGCCTCACCACGGCATCTGCGACTCTTGCGGCCACTACCGCGGCAAGCAGTGGCTTGAGCCCAAGAAAATGAACTCCAGCGACACGAACTTCTCTGCCGAGGGATAA
- the fabD gene encoding ACP S-malonyltransferase, which produces MSATLAMFPGQGSQYVGMSQKLLEAFPYVKAVFEEAEDSCQLHIRRLCLEGPEDELKLTANTQPCLLATAVAYWKVLQDEVGLKPDLFAGHSLGEYSALVAAGKLGLGRASFLVRKRGEAMQKAVPPGVGAMAAVMKMPVDQLEALCAKHSRPEHRVEIANYNSDAQLVIAGHAKAVLHLCEDLQTLQIRYVDLPVSAPFHSSLMKPAKQDMQGLLESSYFAKNSEGVIANITGSVVRDYNAQYLIDQIDGPVRWIQSIDAAKNEGIQRFIEVGPGKVLFGLVRRMVPRDGFEVIATDDIVEAVKALS; this is translated from the coding sequence ATGTCAGCGACACTCGCCATGTTCCCAGGGCAAGGAAGCCAGTATGTGGGCATGAGCCAAAAGCTTCTCGAAGCCTTTCCTTATGTGAAAGCCGTCTTTGAGGAAGCGGAAGATTCCTGCCAACTCCACATTCGTCGTCTTTGCCTCGAAGGTCCTGAAGACGAACTCAAGTTGACAGCCAACACTCAGCCCTGCCTTCTCGCGACTGCGGTTGCGTACTGGAAGGTTCTGCAGGATGAAGTGGGACTGAAACCGGATCTTTTTGCCGGTCACAGTCTGGGTGAATATTCGGCTCTGGTCGCAGCAGGCAAGCTGGGTCTGGGGCGCGCGAGTTTCCTGGTCAGAAAGCGTGGCGAAGCCATGCAGAAAGCTGTTCCTCCGGGCGTCGGCGCCATGGCTGCCGTAATGAAAATGCCCGTGGATCAGTTGGAAGCCCTTTGCGCGAAGCACTCGCGACCGGAACATCGGGTTGAGATCGCCAATTATAATAGCGACGCTCAGCTGGTGATCGCAGGTCATGCGAAAGCCGTCCTGCACCTTTGCGAAGACCTCCAGACGCTTCAGATCCGCTATGTGGACTTGCCCGTCAGCGCTCCCTTCCATTCGAGTCTGATGAAGCCAGCCAAGCAGGATATGCAGGGGCTCCTGGAAAGTAGTTACTTCGCGAAAAATTCCGAAGGCGTGATTGCCAACATCACCGGTAGCGTTGTGCGCGATTATAATGCGCAGTACCTCATCGACCAGATCGATGGTCCGGTACGTTGGATACAATCCATTGATGCTGCGAAAAACGAAGGCATTCAGCGCTTCATCGAAGTCGGTCCAGGAAAAGTTCTATTCGGACTTGTGCGTCGCATGGTACCACGCGATGGTTTTGAAGTAATTGCCACCGATGATATCGTCGAGGCGGTCAAGGCCCTGTCCTGA